The genomic region aaaaagaaaacaaaaaaaacaaaaattgctGCCCCTCCCTGCAACAAAAAGCGTCAGACCACCATGCTTACCATCCTGCGCAAAAGCAATGCTCAAAATGCATACATTCATCAAAGAGGGaagattttgaatatttttttggcCAATTGATACAATGAGTACACGAGAAAAGCAAAAAGACAGAAGAAATCCCAAGGGAGAAGAGATACGCACTGATCATACAGAAGGCAGAGGGGGATTCGGAAGCACCATTATCATTCACTCACACAGGGACCACGCCCTAGAAAACACTACTCTCAACTTCAGGATTTACACTCTCTACTCAACAGAATCCGTCTGATTGACACTGATCATCACAGCTTAAGGGAGAGCTCTTGATTCTTAGACCTTCAGGATCAGCGTCCTTCATCCTGTCACAGTAACAGCTAAAGGAAGTCACAAGGAGAGGTTCCCAGAGTTTAACAATCGATAACAACACTCCAAGAGGTAACACCTTCCTCACTTGAATCATCATGTAATATGGCTGCATTGTATGTTGCTTTATGCTTGATTGCTGCCCTGTTTGAGTATGTATTGTTGTGCGAATATTTCCCTTTCGCCATTTCTTCTATAACCTGAAACCTCTAGCCACATTCTTGTCTTGTATTGGTAATCTTTACCCTCACCCAACATCGCCATCATCCTCCCGTATTCACCCTTTGACTTCTCATACATGGTTTTGCCTACAATATCCTCATTCTCGTCCTCCTTGTCACCCTTGCTCCTAGCTCtcctgcataaaaaaaaaaaaagaaaacagaagagACCAAGCCAACCCAATATGACCCCTCAACATCACAACACCATAGCCTCTTCAATCTGCACCCAGAAAAGgaacaacaaaacacaaaactaaACAGATTTCCCCAATCTAATTCCGATTCCAGCAAGCCATAAGCCAAGTTCTCACGGTCATCAACCATAACCACAACAACAAGAGGAAATGctaatcaagaaatcaattcatTGAAAACATCTTTACCTTCCCTTAGACTAAGTTGTGCGTTCCAAATCAATTAACCCCAACACAAAATGAAACCCAATAAGCATGAGCACCGAGAATACTTGACAAGTTAAGAAGAGAGGGAAAGAGCTCTGTTGGTTGCGGTCTCTGTGATGCCGCGGGTACCGATGAAGACTTTAGACAGTGCACGGAATGAAGAGAGGAGGAGAGAACCTGACGCCGTAGCCGACGGTTTCCTCTAACGTGGGCAACGACGCGGCGACCAGTGGGTTTTGGCGGTGCCTTGACCTGCGACCTGCGGCGGTCGTCGTCGTTCTCGAAAGGGTAGTGTTTCTTCCTCACGCGAAGAGGAAAAAAGGGAATAGTTGGATTGACGGTAGAGCTGGCGACGGCTTGAACGGCGGCACTGGTGATGGCTTGGGCAGCGGCACGGTGGCTGTTCGAGTGGTGGCTGAAGGGACAACATCCTTGTGGTGGCGACCCACGTCGCCGGCAGCACCTCCGATCGAGCTTGAACGACGTCACGGCAGCTGGTCGAAGGAGAGGAAACGCGGATGGCGGAGGTGAAACCTCTAGGGGTTTCTCGAAGGAGGAACTTAAGTCTCTGGAACGTGAAATATTGAAATGAGAGGGAGAGCTTGAGGACCCCTCATGTTTCTGCTGCTGAATAAGCCTTGGGTCAGACCCTTGGGCTCTAGTTCtctttttccaaaaataaacaaaaataaaacaaatctctTCTGCACCACCATCTGTTCTCACCCGTGCACCCCCAGCTCCCATCACACACCCTGTTGTGTTTCCTGGTTAGGCGTCAAGCCCGTTATCGTTTCTGTTTGAAACTCCCTTCCAATCCGCACATCCCATTTCTTATCTGGCACCTCCTTTTGTCTGGGCTTAAGCCCATTCTGCCTCCAAAAAAAATCTCTATTCGTATCCACACACCCCTGTTTCATATTCACACCCCGGGTcacttgggcttaggcccaatcaGTTTTCTAAAAATTAGTTTGTACACCCTCTTTCTATTTAAGTACTCCacacctttttattttgttttcttattttactttttatcttatttttttttattcttatttatttatttatcttgttatttttatttttttatttatttctctgtttttcctttttctgttttaaatatctatCTACTTTTTGAATATGtaaatactaaaaaaacaacataaaaatatctttttcaacaaaaatttattttaaaaaggtttaagcacacgtgcgaccattctgtctgccttgtgctaaaaaccttcttcttctttcaaaaacaacaaaaaattattttaaaaggtttaagtacacgtgcgaccattctgtctgccttgtgctaaaatcttcttcttctttcaaaaattaacaaaaaaattattttaaaaaggtttaagcacacgcgCGACCATTCTCTCTggcttgtgctaaaaaccttcttcttctttcaaaaaattaacaaaaatttattttaaaaaggtttaagcacacgtgcgaccattctgtctgccttgtgctaaaaactttcttcttctttcaaaaaattaacaaaaaattattttaaaaggtttaagcacatgtgcgaccattctgtctgccttgtgctaaaaaccttcttcttctttcaaaaaattaacaaaggtttaagcacacgtgcgaccattctgtctgccttgtgctaaaaaccttcttcttctttcaaaaaattaacaaaaatttattttaaaaggtttaagcacacgtgcgaccattctgtctgccttgtgctaaaaaccttcttcttctttcaaaaaattaacaaaaaattattttaaaaggtttaagcacacgtgcgaccattctgtctgccttgtgctgaaaaccttttctctttcttttataaaaaaaataccaaaaaaatatataaaaatttcaaaaactaaaaacatcttccaaCGTACAATctttcagccagaactacgtgatccttgattctccatccaaagtggagatacgtaggagcaaggctagtccttgtcaggctcactttcccaaaaatccaaattttccaaacaaactttccaaacaattgtccaaacaaattttccaaatgtttttaaagaactacgtaaccttGATTTCTCaatccaactgagaatacgtaggagcaaggtcaatccttatcgggcacaaaaaacacaaaaaatattttgttttctttagagttttactTTTTAGGGGATATTAAACaatttgcaaaccacatcaaattcgcgtatttaattaaaggtactatCTTCGGGCaagcgttgtagggtgctaataccttccctacacgtaaccgactcccgaacccataatttggttttcgtggaccttgccttatctttttacggtttttccgtagttttccacaataaactatggtggcgactccaaaatcttttttcaaaaacgttctttttttggatcgtcgtcccgtcgcgattttccggttgcgacacccGCCCTGAGACCTGGTCCTTTCAAAGGTAGTGTGTGCCGGAATCCCCGTCAAACATGAAGCAGAATTACCGTCGGGAACAGCAGGAGGTTAAGGCagaaaaaaatgataacaaaaagGTAGAAGGATCGGGAAGTAAGCCGACCGGTCCAAGACTAAGGGAAGGGCCAAGGGGCCCGACGTTTCCCCAGTATACCCCCCTCAATGCTCCTCGGAACCGGATACTCCAGGAAGCGTTGAGCACCCAAATCCTACCTGCTCTAGCGAAACGACCGACCCCTCCGGGAGCAGATTTAAGTAAGCATTGCTTGTACCACCAGAATTCCGGGCATGATACGGAAGACTGCGTGACTTTGAAGGATAAGATTGAAGAACTAATCCGTATGGGGCGGCTACAACAATACGTTAAGAGGGAGGACGTCCGGCGTCAGGAAGAGTTGCCCAGGAGAGAACATCCCTGTACGAGGCCCACAAGTCCTCCAAGGGATCGAAGAAGGGAAAGAGGGAGTTACAAAACTTACGATCGTCCGTCGAGAAATGAGGAACGACGGACGGATCCGAGAGATAGGAGCCGTAGCCCAGGGGATGAGCAGAGAGGACCTTTGAGGGGAATGATTAACACCATCTCTGGAGGCTTCGCCGGAGGAGGACCTACCTCCTCCGCGAGAAAGAAAAGCATACGGGCGTTAAGATACATACACGCTGTGGACGTTCCGCGGAGAACAATGCCGCCAATCACTTTTTCAGACGAAGACTTCCACGCCCCAGATCCCGACCAAGACGATCCGATGGTCATCAATATTGAAATAGCCCGGTACGGGGTGGGTAGAGTGTTAGTGGACCAGGGAAGTTCGGTCAATATACTGTACTAGAAGACGTTTCTACAAATGGACATTTCGGAAGATCTCATCGTCCCTTATAATGAGCAGATTGTGGGATTTGCCGGAGACCGAGTGGACACAAGGGGATATATTGATTTGCACACCCGGTTGGGGACAGGACGGGAGAGTGAGGAGATGAAAGTGAGATTCCTGCTCGTGGAGGTAAACACCTCTTATAACGTCCTGTTAGGACGACCGTGCCTGAATGCGTTCAGAGCAATCGTCTCCACCCCCCACTTAACAATGAAGTATCCAACTCGGCGGGGAACCATTTGTACCGTACGGGCTAATCAGAAGACGGCAAGGGAGTGCTATGCGGCCGGATTGCGCATATACCCAAAGGAAGAAAGGAGGAAAATGAGTCGGTCAGAGGTCGCCCTGGCCGACCTCGATCCAAGAACCAATACTGAGGACCGGCTAGAACCGGTGGGAGAAACTCAACCCATTATGATAGGCCGCAATACTGACCAAACCACATCCATAGCAAGAGGGTTAACGGCTGAAATCGAAAAGGAGCTGAGGCACATGCTATGGAAGAACCGGGATTTGTTTGCCTGGACAACAGCGGACATGCCAGGCATTCACCCATCCGTCATGACCCACAAGCTGTCATTATACAAAGATGCCCGACCGGTATCacagaagaagaggaagatgggAGACGAGAAGAGAAAGGTCGTTGAGGACGAAGTACGCAAGTTGAAGGAGGTTGGTTTCATCAAAGAAGTTACCTACACCACTTGGTTGGCTAATGTGGTGATGGTGAAGAAGGCAAACGGCAAATGGCGAATGTGTACTGATTACACTGATTTAAACAAGGCGTGTCCCAAAGATTCCTACCCCCTACCGAGTATTGACGCGTTGGTGGATGGTGCATCCGGGCACAAAATGCTGAGTTTTTTGGATGCTTACTCGGGGTACAACCAGATTCCCATGTACATCCCGGATCGCAAAAAGACTGCTTTTAGGACCGACAAGGCTAATTACTACTACGAAGTAATGTCGTTCGGCTTAAAAAATGTTGGGGCTACTTATCAGAGACTAATGGATAGGGTGTTTGCAGAACAGATCGGTCGTTGTATGGACGTTTATATTGACGATATGGTGGTCCAGTCACCGGACGTCGACAGTCACCTGCGTGACTTGGAAGAAGTCTTCGGGCAGGTCCGGAAATATGGAATGAAGCTAAATCCGGCGAAATGTACCTTTGGGGTCTCCGGGGGAAAGTTTCTTGGATTTATGCTAACCTCTAGGGGCATCGAGGCCAACCCAGATAAATGTGAAGCCATACTGAAAATGCCGAGCCCATCAACGCTGAAAGACATTCAGAGATTGGTCGGACGTCTGACGGCTTTGTCCAGATTCATCCCCAAACTAGCTGAACGGGCAAAGCCGatcatgaagaaaatgaagaaggagGCCACTAGCAAATGGGATCTCGAGTGTGAGCAGGCTTTCACCCAAGTGAAGGAAATCTTAATGAATCCCCCAATGATGAACCGACCGGACAAGGGAGCGGACCTGCACGTGTATCTAGGAGTTTCCGACACCACCATCAGTGTCGTCTTAGTGCAAGAACATCCATGCACGAAGCTCATATACTTCGTCAGCCGAACGTTGCAGGACACCGAGACCAGGTATCAACAAGTTGAGAAGGTCACGATGGCACTACTCCATGCCGCACGGCGGTTGAGGCCATATTTCCAAAGTCATCAGGTTGTTCTCCGAACCAATCACCCGGTCTCTAAGGTGCTGAGGAAACCCGACCTGGGGGGAAGGATGGTGGGATGGGCCGTTGAACTATCTGAGTTCGGATTGCGTTACGAGTCAAGGGGTTCCATAAAGTGGCAACACCTCGCGGATTTCGCGGCTGAGTTGCTAGTGACAGACGACGATTGCTGGAACCTGTACGTGGATGGTGCCTCCGGGAGAAATATAAGTGGGGCAGGGATCGTCTTGGAAGGACCGAACGGTTTCCTCCTGGAGCATTCCCTACTATTCAAATTTAAGACCTCCAATAACCAGGCGGAGTATGAAGCCTTGGTGGCAGGATTGGAGTTGGCCAAGGACATGGGAGCTAAGAAAGTAGTTTGCCGGACGGATTCGCAATTGGTGGTCGGGCTGATGAACGGAGAGTTCCAGGTGAAAGAAGATCACCTATTTCGATATTTTCATAAGGCATCCGCCTTGGTTGCAGAGTTTGAGAAAGTTGACATACAACACATTCCCCGGGAACAAAATTCCCGAGCCGATCTATTGTCCAAACTTAGCTTCGGAAGGGATAAAGGGCAATTGACGACGGTCATAAGGCAGGTCCTTCTCCAACCGTCCGTCGAATGTCACGCTATAACCACTGATGCTGCTGATTGGCGAGGAGAGATAAGGGAACTGATGAAGAAACAAGACGACGGCCATGACTTACGGTCAGCTAAAACCAAGAGGATAACCCGTTTCTTACTAATTGGAGACGATATGTATAGGAGGGGGTTTTCCACCCCTCTGCTCAAATGTATATCCAAAGACGAAGCACAGTATGTGATGGACGAGCTGCATAACGGGGTCTGCGAATTTCATTCCGGGCAAAGGACGTTGAAGGCTCGGATACTCCGGGCAGGCTACTATTGGCCCACGATGGAGGACGACTCCCGAACCTTTACTAGGAAATGACTCCGGTTCCAGGCGCATGCCAACGATGCCCGAATGCCACCCCACCCATTACACTCTATTGTCGCTCCCTAGCCTTTCTCCCAGTGGGGTATGGACATTGTAGGCCCTTTCCCCGTAGGCCCGGCACAGAAAAAATTCCTCTTGGTAGCGGTAGATTATTTCACTAAGTGGGTAGAGGTCGAACCCCTAGCGTCCATCACCGCCGCCCAAGTCCAGAAATTTTACTGGAAGATAATTTGTAGATTTGGTCTCCCAAAGACGATCGTCACGGACAATGGTAGACAGTTCGTGGATAAAAAGCTGAAAGAATTCTACTCAAACTTGGGGATTAAGCATGTAACCAGCTCAGTCGAACACCCCCAAATGAACGGGCAGGTTGAAGCTGTTAATAAAACTATCGTGGCCGAATTGAAGAGAAGATTGGGCGAGAAGAAAGCAGCATGGGTAAAGGAGTTGCCTGAGGTTTTGTGGGGATACAGGTGCACGCCGCACGGGACAACAGGGGAAACGCCCTTTAACCTCACGTACGGAGTCGACGCCATGCTCCCAGTCAAATTGGGAGAGCCCTCATTAAGAAGACAGATGGAGGACATAACATTAAACGACCAAGAGCTCTGAGTCGAGCTCGATACGGTGGAAGAATGTCGTGATCGGGCGGCACTAAGGGCTGAAGCGTGCAAAAGAATGGTCGAGAGAAGGTATAACTCAAAAGTTCGTCCAAGAGACTTCCAGGAGGGAAACCTCGTTTGGCGCAAGACGGGCGAAGCTAGGCGGACCTCCTCTCACAGGAAGCTGGCGGCTAATTGGGAAGGTCCTTTCAAAGTAGTCGCAACACTGAAGAATGGCGCTTACCGCCTAGCACGGCCGGACGGTCGGATGCTCCCCAACACATGGAATGCGACCCATCTGAAGTTTTACTTCAGTTAAAGTTATAATTGTAAACGATTGATGTACCTGCATTTTAATAGTAATATTGGCAGGGTCGTTCCAATTACATTGTAAGATCTAAGGAAGGGATCCATCCCGGTGAAAGAAGTAAACGGTATTAATATACCTTAATCAAACCAACGGGGATCCGTCCCAAAACGGGATCCGTCCCGGTGAAAAGTAAACGGTATTAACATACCTTAAATAAACGAGATCCGTCCCAAGAAAGGGATCTGTCCCGCCCAATCGGGGGATGGCACATGCCCTCATGGTTATCGAAAAGGGATTTGTCCCATTCAACAAGGGCAAGGCGGCGAATGACACCTATCGGCCGTCCCGAACACCCAACAAGGGGTCTCATCTCTGCAACCTCCAAAGCGTCGCAAATAAATAAAGTACGGCTTACACAAACATAAATTGAACCGAACGTCTATTATATTGATCCAAAAAATAGAGTATGGCttacaaaaaatcaaattcatgaGCGGGTCGAGCCCCAAACACTAGCTATTCGTAAGTGTTTTGAGGTCGACCTCGCTTACAAAAGCCACCCCCCACCtaacattaataaaatcaaaaagaacaaaagcaagaaaaatcaaagtcGCTCATGGGGCGCCCGTTCCTTCAGGGCAACTTCCATCTATAGCGCCGCCTCCCCCTTCGGTCGTCAAATTCGCTCGCACCGGACCCATCACCCCATTATATACATCCTGATAGAGATCGAACCCGGAGGCGATTGGGTCCACCTTCAGCAAATGGGCCACTTGACGAAGGGCTTTGTTAAATCCTTCCTCGTGCTCAAGGATGACTGTCGCATCCAGATTTGCGAATTCCTCCTTGGTTTGGACCAGTTCGGCACTTAGATTTTTCTTCGCCTCATTGGCAGCTAGCAAGTCTCGGGATAGCCGATCACTCTATTCGGCAAGCTCCTCTCCCCTCTTGCCCAGACAGCGAACCTCGAACTTAGGTTTCTTCACATCCTCACCTAAACCGATTTCTCGGGAGTGGGCGGCCGTGAGAGCTTTCTTTGAATTGGCTAGTTGCAGCTTAGCCTCCTCCAAGTCCGCCTACAGTTTGGCATATTTTTCATCACATCCCTCGTGATCTTTCGTGAGCGTTTCCACCCGGACACGAAGTGTGGCGGAGGCCTCTATCTCTACCGCCAACTCACGAATCAGATTCTGCCCTTCCCGGACCTTCCCCTTCTCACGGGCATTCAGGGCCATCATAACTCCCCGGGACATCATTTCCACGGCCGCCCCATATAGCTCTGCCTCGGACAGGGGTTCGATGACCGCCCGCTGGGAAGAACTTGCGCGCACATCAATTCGCGAGGCGGCATCGAACGCCGGATCAAAAATGCCGGCCGGAAGTGGAATCAAGGAGGAGCTCCCACTTCGACGACTTTTCCGGGACGAAGACTTGCCTTCATCCCGAGATTTCCTTTTCCTATCCAGTGGGGCCACCGATTCCGGAGGAGATTCAGATGATTGCACATGAATGGTTTGGTTCGGTTGCAGTTGTGATTGATCGGCCACCCGACCGGTGGCAATTACTTCATTAGGGTGAACTTCCACGGTGACCAGCTCGACTTGCGGAATGCCGACCGGAATTTGGGAAGTAGGCGCCGAGTTGGAAGCAACAGACGAACGCTTCAACCCTTGAGAACCAACGCTTCCTCGGCGACGTTGAGATGACGCAAACCATCCGGTATGGCGAGGAACGGGCAACGACATGTATcctgaaagaaaaacaaaaatttagacAAGTCAAATCAAGGTATTAAAATGTCAAATCTGAATAAAAACATACCAAAGGCTATTTGGTCGTAATCCTCATATTTTAAACAGTCAACGAAGCCACGGGCGCTTAGCTGGCGGGGCAGGCTATTTATTACCCGAACGACTTCCCTTTCCGCCGCATCCAATAACCCAACACCATACGCCTTTATTTTGGGGGGAGCTTCGGTCCAATAAAAGGGGAACCGAGGCACGCCATTAGAGTCACAAAACTCGGACCTCCCGGACTCcttgattattattttgaaatatcgCGTCTTGAAATTCTTGAACGAATCCGAAAACGGTTTGAATAAGATTCGGTTATGAACCGAAGACAACGATACCCATCCTCGTCGCGATACGGGACAGACGTTAAAATAGTGGAGGAACACACGTACCATAGGCGTAACTCCTACGGTAGCGCACAAAGATGTAAAGGCTTGGACGACCGCCCACCCATTCAGATGCAATTGGCTTGGCGCGATGTTCAACTCCTTCAGGACCGACGACTGAAATTCAATAAACGGAACCTGAATGTACATCTGATCAAACATGTAAGTGTACACGAAGAAAAAATCTTCCAAATTCGACCCTTTCCCGTGAAACACTCGCTCGTTCGGATGACTTACGCCAAGCCGAAATAAACGGGCATCCTCCATGTCGCGAGCTATATAGGAACGTTCGGACCACCAGGATAAATCTGCGCGAGTTCCGAAGTCCGACGTATACTCGTTCACTTTGGGAGAGGCCCAGCGGTACCCCCGGATCCGTGGCCAACCGTCGGCCGGTTCTGCCAACTCAGGGTCAACACGAACACCTCCCTTCAGCAAAAAAATGGCAATGCCGTTTGTCAGCCTATCGGCGTCCGGAGAGGGCGGCATTGAGCTTTCTTCATCAGAATCGGCCTCCAGGAAAGAGGACGACACCGAACCGCGAGAAGCAACCCTCCCTGCCCCACCGGCTCCCAATGAATCTGCTGCCAATCCGGCACCGAAAGACCCCTCCCGTGCCGGGACGGCCCTTGACGGACCTGCCGCAAACATACCCACGCCGTTGGTTGCCTCTGCCCCGCCACCACCGCTACGACCCGATGACTCCTCAGAAGAATAAACACTAACCACCGCCATTTATTACCTGAAAATTGTTGAATCAGAGAACCCCACcatcacccctatttatagaaaaaattttgaaaacggCCATGGCACGTACACCGTCAGATCTTCCCACGTTCAACGGTGTAGATCTGAGACGGTTACACTCCAGAGACTAATCAGCCAATCACAGCGGGCCAGGTACTTTTCCCGCCCAGAGTACCCTAAGAGAACGGAACC from Vigna radiata var. radiata cultivar VC1973A unplaced genomic scaffold, Vradiata_ver6 scaffold_23, whole genome shotgun sequence harbors:
- the LOC106778519 gene encoding uncharacterized protein LOC106778519 — encoded protein: MKQNYRREQQEVKAEKNDNKKVEGSGSKPTGPRLREGPRGPTFPQYTPLNAPRNRILQEALSTQILPALAKRPTPPGADLSKHCLYHQNSGHDTEDCVTLKDKIEELIRMGRLQQYVKREDVRRQEELPRREHPCTRPTSPPRDRRRERGSYKTYDRPSRNEERRTDPRDRSRSPGDEQRGPLRGMINTISGGFAGGGPTSSARKKSIRALRYIHAVDVPRRTMPPITFSDEDFHAPDPDQDDPMVINIEIARYGVGRVLVDQGSSVNILY